The following proteins are co-located in the Rattus norvegicus strain BN/NHsdMcwi chromosome 19, GRCr8, whole genome shotgun sequence genome:
- the LOC134483604 gene encoding disks large homolog 5-like isoform X1 — MFSRLRKRFGRGNVDCGETRVKESGLSSQSNDGQRQHFWGMLNAGRETSSPGTALSEKQAKKEKERLIKELQLITEERNDLRDRLRFLTERSMKNRPHFRPNPYYEDLERMEEAVMSILHNLEMENTEFHENNHKLKKEITFSRNLLSQLLMDNTCRKKLFPLKQESKEVHLDCALNQKYLVDFNKKDKDQQRPDPASSGLRKCKRAGIGHTAVRELPEE; from the exons atgttttcccgtcttcgcaagcgttttgggagggggaacgtcgattgtggagagactagagtgaaggagtctggcctttcgtctcaaagtaatgatggacaaagacagcacttctggggaatgttga acgctgggagagaaacatcatcccctggaactgccctaagcgagaagcaggccaagaaggaaaaggagaggctgattaaagagctgcagctcattaccgaggagagaaatgacctgagagatcgcctgaggtttctgacagagagatccatgaagaacag gccacacttcaggccaaatccatattatgaagacctggagagaatggaggaggcggtcatgtcaattctgcacaacttagagatggagaacactgagttccatgagaacaaccataagctgaagaaggagattaccttctctag aaacctgctcagccagctcctgatggacaacacatgtaggaagaagttgttcccactgaagcaggagagcaaggaggtacatcttgactgtgcactgaaccagaaatatttggttgacttcaacaagaaagataaagaccaacaacgtccagacccagcatcatctg gtctcagaaagtgcaagagagctggaattggacacacagcagtaagagagcttcctgaagaataa
- the LOC134483604 gene encoding uncharacterized protein LOC134483604 isoform X2 gives MKNRPHFRPNPYYEDLERMEEAVMSILHNLEMENTEFHENNHKLKKEITFSRNLLSQLLMDNTCRKKLFPLKQESKEVHLDCALNQKYLVDFNKKDKDQQRPDPASSGLRKCKRAGIGHTAVRELPEE, from the exons atgaagaacag gccacacttcaggccaaatccatattatgaagacctggagagaatggaggaggcggtcatgtcaattctgcacaacttagagatggagaacactgagttccatgagaacaaccataagctgaagaaggagattaccttctctag aaacctgctcagccagctcctgatggacaacacatgtaggaagaagttgttcccactgaagcaggagagcaaggaggtacatcttgactgtgcactgaaccagaaatatttggttgacttcaacaagaaagataaagaccaacaacgtccagacccagcatcatctg gtctcagaaagtgcaagagagctggaattggacacacagcagtaagagagcttcctgaagaataa